Within Plasmodium cynomolgi strain B DNA, scaffold: 0809, whole genome shotgun sequence, the genomic segment TATATCCCGTGTTATCGGATTCCATATTCCATGAATCACGGCTAGAATAaagaatttcattttgtctaTCATCTAAAATAATATTAGCTTGTGCCCCTCTATTTTGAGCACTAAACGAACCTAGAGCTGGAGTGAactaattaaaaaggaaaggattaaatatataaaaatacaacacACTCATGGATATCATTTTATaggcaaaaaatgagagatgtaatatttctataaatataataattcgTGTTAACCTTATACAAAATTCCTAGAAAAGCACATGCTCCTACCCCTGCTGTGACTCCTGTTGTTATTTTAGATTTTAGTGGaccactaaaaaaaatagtttgcTCAGTAGTAGATGTGTCTGTTTCTCCACTAGGTTGTAGTGCAGCTCTAAATTCTTGTAGGGTAGAATCTAAGTCtggaagctttttttttaatgaaccTATTTCAGACAAACCTTTATAAGTCACAATAAATGATTGTATACCAGAACAAAGTTTACTATATTTTGAATCCAGGTACGCATTATTACAATATATGGGATTCAACTTCTTATATGTATTGACACAGTCATATATGTACTTAAGACAAGGTTGATATTGTTCTGGACGCTCACCCATTAATATTTCTCCAATAATGTCTTCATTAtctacaaaatttgaaattttatttcatcttcTAGTTCAGTATAATCACTCGTATATGATTCGTAATAACACTTGGTatatttaccatttttaGATAATAAGTCCTTTAGATCATCAACtgcttcaaaaattttcctaATAAACTCCTCTGGAacactatatatttttataaaataatataaccacTTGTTTAAATACGTACAACGagtattaatatttaaagtTTCTTCGAAAATTATAACTTTGTCTTTAGATTCGACTTCAGTTACTGATGCTccgatatattttttaaaagaattttacaGTATTGTGTgtattctctttttttcgtggTATAAGGCTTCACA encodes:
- a CDS encoding hypothetical protein (putative), with product TEVESKDKVIIFEETLNINTRCTYLNKWLYYFIKIYSVPEEFIRKIFEAVDDLKDLLSKNGKYTKCYYESYTNNEDIIGEILMGERPEQYQPCLKYIYDCVNTYKKLNPIYCNNAYLDSKYSKLCSGIQSFIVTYKGLSEIGSLKKKLPDLDSTLQEFRAALQPSGETDTSTTEQTIFFSGPLKSKITTGVTAGVGACAFLGILYKVNTNYYIYRNITSLIFCL